Proteins co-encoded in one Brassica rapa cultivar Chiifu-401-42 chromosome A02, CAAS_Brap_v3.01, whole genome shotgun sequence genomic window:
- the LOC103850552 gene encoding uncharacterized protein LOC103850552 → MVSETWFRNLWKFPKKNEGHKEKDVLGVLAFEVASLLSKLVHLWQSLSDKNVTRRRQEITRSAGIKKLVSDDDDFIVRLIRDEMMENVENVAKAVARLAVKCNDPKLKSFESCFGEMMKTGADPYGWQFGWKKMDRKVKRMERFISSNASLYQETEILTELEQSLKRRQSNESATDNIVEYRKKVTWKKHEVKNLREVSLWNRTYDYTVLLLVRSIFTILTRTKHVFGISYRAEASDVSSADSDFIARGHSVSTVLTHQSETTRPPRFASGPLGRFTGPASGSAATKSTKMGDFLSGSLTTQSPKSGPLAPEKNKRFKFYSGPLGKFTSKSGPLMGMGKHNKKTVVQTPERPSVSSAKKQSKPNRLTQVGPFKGCMVSQDGITPLSTRTQNGARHSSAEHHQILEGSSNTVHVERPKLSDAAPNTLGAACLALHYANVIIVIERFVASPHLIGDDARDDLYNMLPASVRKSLRERLKPYSKNLSSSAVYDPGLAKEWTDAMAGILEWLGPLAHNMIKWQSERSYENQSLVSRTHIVLAQTLFFANQQKTETIITELLVGLNYVWRYGRELNAKALQECTSSQTLEKCLDTDNY, encoded by the coding sequence atggtTTCAGAGACTTGGTTTCGTAACCTGTGGAAATTCCCAAAGAAAAACGAAGGTCATAAAGAGAAGGATGTGCTTGGAGTGTTAGCCTTCGAGGTCGCTAGTCTACTCTCGAAACTCGTTCATCTATGGCAATCCCTGAGCGATAAGAACGTCACGAGGCGCAGACAAGAGATCACGCGTTCCGCGGGTATAAAGAAGCTAGTTTCAGATGACGATGACTTCATCGTGAGGCTGATACGCGACGAGATGATGGAGAACGTTGAGAACGTAGCGAAAGCTGTGGCTAGGCTCGCTGTAAAATGCAACGATCCCAAGTTGAAGAGCTTCGAGAGTTGTTTCGGTGAGATGATGAAGACGGGAGCTGATCCTTATGGGTGGCAGTTTGGGTGGAAGAAAATGGATAGAAAGGTTAAGAGGATGGAGCGTTTTATCTCGTCTAATGCTAGTCTTTACCAGGAGACTGAGATTCTGACGGAGCTTGAGCAGAGTCTCAAGAGAAGGCAGAGCAATGAATCTGCAACCGATAATATAGTGGAGTACAGGAAAAAAGTCACGTGGAAGAAACATGAAGTGAAGAATCTAAGGGAGGTGTCTCTTTGGAACCGTACTTATGACTACACCGTCCTTCTCTTGGTGAGATCGATCTTCACAATCTTGACTAGGACTAAACATGTTTTCGGCATTAGTTACAGAGCAGAGGCTAGCGATGTTAGCTCTGCGGATTCTGATTTCATTGCTCGCGGCCACTCTGTTTCCACTGTTTTGACGCATCAGTCCGAGACCACCCGTCCTCCTAGATTTGCTTCTGGTCCTCTTGGGAGATTCACAGGTCCAGCGTCAGGCTCAGCTGCTACAAAGTCCACGAAGATGGGTGATTTCCTCTCGGGCTCACTCACTACCCAGTCCCCTAAGTCAGGTCCTCTTGCTCCAGAAAAGAACAAACGTTTCAAGTTTTACTCGGGTCCTCTCGGGAAGTTCACATCCAAGTCAGGACCGCTTATGGGAATGGGCAAACACAACAAGAAGACGGTGGTGCAGACACCGGAAAGGCCTTCGGTCTCCTCAGCGAAAAAGCAGTCGAAACCCAACCGTTTAACACAGGTTGGTCCCTTTAAAGGCTGCATGGTGTCTCAAGACGGTATCACTCCTCTCAGCACTAGGACCCAGAACGGAGCTAGGCATAGTAGCGCAGAGCATCATCAGATTCTCGAAGGAAGTTCCAACACTGTCCACGTTGAAAGACCCAAGTTGTCAGATGCTGCTCCTAACACCCTCGGCGCCGCTTGCTTAGCGTTACACTACGCTAATGTCATCATCGTGATAGAAAGATTCGTTGCATCTCCTCACTTGATAGGCGACGACGCGAGAGACGACCTTTACAACATGTTACCAGCTAGCGTGAGAAAATCGCTGAGAGAGAGGCTAAAGCCCTACTCGAAAAACTTGAGCTCTTCCGCGGTTTATGATCCGGGGCTAGCGAAAGAGTGGACAGACGCAATGGCGGGTATCTTGGAATGGTTGGGTCCGTTAGCTCACAACATGATAAAATGGCAGTCCGAGAGGAGTTACGAGAACCAGAGCTTGGTTTCGAGGACGCACATAGTTCTTGCCCAAACTCTCTTCTTTGCGAACCAGCAGAAAACAGAAACCATCATCACGGAGCTTCTTGTCGGGCTCAACTATGTCTGGAGATATGGCAGAGAGCTTAACGCCAAGGCTCTTCAAGAGTGTACTAGTAGTCAAACACTTGAGAAATGTTTAGACACGGATAACTACTGA